The stretch of DNA GGTATCTGGGCCACTCTGCCCCCGTTGAGCCGGGCCGTTTACGGCGTAATCTGGTCGTGAGTGGCATCAACCTGCTGGCATTAAAAAACCGGCAGGTACGAATTGGGGAGGAAGTAGTACTGGAAATAACGGGCGAATGCCACCCCTGCTCCCGCATGGAGGAAGAACTCGGCCCGGGTGGTTACAACGCCATGCGCGGCCACGGCGGCCTCACGGCTCGCATTATTGCGGGCGGCACCATTCGGGTAGGCGACGTTGTGAGCGTGGTTGAACCAGTAGAGTAGCCTAGGCTACTGCCCTAGTCCCCTATAGCTATACTGCCGCGCTCGGAATTAAGAACGCCTCGCAGTGGATGGCGGCATTCAGCAGCTTGGATACTGGGCAGTTAGCCTGCGCATCGGCCACTAGCTCCTGAAATTTGTCTTCCTGCATGCCGGGTATCTGTGCCTCTACCACCAGCACCGACTCGCGCACTAACCCTTCCTCCATTACTATCTCGCACCGGGTGTCAATGCGGGTAGCTATGTAACCAGCTACCTGTAGGTTAAAGGCCAGCTTCATGGAAAGGCAGCCAGCATGTGCGGCGGCAATCAGCTCCTCCGGATTGGTACCTACCCCACTTGCAAAGCGAGTAGTGTACGAGTAAGGGGTGCTTTTTAGTACAGCGCTGTTGGTATCTAATTGTCCGTAGCCATCAGTACCACGACCGTACCAATGGGCCTTTGCAACACGATTGATTGACATAAAGTAGCGTGTTAACTATAAATGCTGCTCTGCTGATTACACTATAGTACGCAAGTAACACAATAGCATTGGGGAAAGCCAACCCCTATATCAAGCACCCTCTAGCTAGATTCCGCAGGCCGTAGCTTGGCCGAGGTAACGTGTCGGCCCTGAATGCAACTAGTTCTGAAATTATACTTATTTCAATATAATATGGATTAATATATACTACTCATTTTCTACACCTTATCAATTACTCGCATGATTTCTTTTGCCTTTTTCAAAGTTCTTCAATCTGTTATATTTTTTTGCCCGTATCTATAATTGGATTAGCAACCCACTATTGACATTAGAGTCAAAGCTTAAAACTGTTAGTAACTGTTCTGTTTACAGAGTACCCTGAGGCCTGCACCTAGCCTTAGTTCCACCAATAGTATCTATCGCTTAAGACTGTAGATTCGTATGGAACTTACCTCACCCTCGTCCTCACTGCCAGCTACGGCAGTAGCCTTACTTCTCTTATCTGGCGGCCTTTTAGCTTTGCCTTGGTCTTCTGCTTTACTGCAGAGGTCGTTGCCAAGTCCATGTGATTCTGGGGCTGGCCCCGATGAGAACGACTCCGTAAAAGCTTCTCGCTCGTGCAAGCACCGTCATCGGTTGTAGCTAGCGGCACCCGCTTTACCATGCTTACTTACGCCAAAAAGAGGCGTTGCATTCCCTAGGGATGCAACGCCTCTTTTTGCAGGTATCAGACTAACTGACAACTAAGCCCCATCCATCCGGACGATGCGCGGGGTGAAGGTACCCAGTACGTCTACCAGTTCCTGCTGGCTCTGCATCACGGCGTGAATGTCTTTGTAGGCCTGAGGAGCCTCGTCAACACCTCCGCCAATCAGTTCAATCCCGTGCTGCTGCAGGTAGCGCCGCACTTCAGCCTCACTCAGCTCCTGCTTGGCGCGAGTCCGCGACATGGCCCGGCCGGCACCGTGCGAAGCAGATGCCAACGAATCGGCGTTGCCGCGGCCCCGCACAATAAAGCCGGGAGCCGTCATAGAGCCAGGAATGACGCCCAGCACGCCTGCGCTGGCGGGCGTAGCCCCCTTACGATGCACCACTACCTCCCGCCCATCGGCTAGCCGTTCTTTCCAGGCAAAGTTGTGGTGGTTTTCCACTTTCGCCAGGGGTCGCTCGCCCAGGGCTTTGGCCAGGCGCTGGTGTATCTGGTGGTGGCAGGCCGAGGCGTAGTCGCCGGCCAGGTTCATGGCGGCCCAGTACTCTTGCCCGGCCTCGCTTTCCAGGGAGAGCCAGGCTAAGTGCTGCGCTTCACTGGGCAGCTGGCATACATCTTTGGCCAGCTTGGTGTAGTGGTTGGCAACGCTGGCGCCCAGGCCCCGGGAGCCGGAGTGCGAGAGCAGCCCCACGTACTGGCCTACGGGCACACCCAGCTCGTTTTGCGGGTCGAGGATGTCCACGATACCCCACTCCACAAAGTGGTTGCCGGAGCCAGAGGTGCCAATCTGCTCAGCGGCCGTACCCTGCTTGTTGCGCAGGAAGGCAATGTTGCTGAACTCGTCGCGCTCCAGCACGGCGTGGTCGAGCTTCTGGCCGCGCTGGAAGCCCTGCCGGTTGCCGAAGCGGGTATTATCCAGCAGGAGCTTGCGCATTTCCTGCACCCGCTGCTCCAGATGCCGGGGTGGCAGCGCAAACACCGACAGCGCCATGCGGCACCCAATGTCAACGCCCACGGCGTAGGGAATCACCGCGTTATCGGTGGCCAGCACGCCCCCGATGGGCAGGCCGTAGCCGTGGTGGGCATCGGGCATGAGGGCGCCGGCTACCGTTACGGGCAGCTTCATGGCCGTTTCCATCTGGTGGATGGCACCCTGCTCAATGTACTCGGGCCCGAATACGGCGTAGGGCTTGCGTTCTGTGAGGGCAATGTGCCGGCTGGGCGCAGGCAGCAAGGCCGCGGCCGTGTGGCTCCAGTCGAGGTGAGTGAGGTAAGTGGAAGGATCGGCTAGTAAGCTTTTCAGTAAGACTAGCTGGTCGGTTTGCGAGAGTTTTTTGAGATGCTTGCGCTGCAGTTGTGCCAGCGCAAGCCCAATGGCCCGTCCTTCGGGGAAGCCAAGCTGCCGAAGGTCGTTGCCGCGTAATTGATTAGCCATAATCAGGAAAATTGAAGCCAGCGAATGCGCCAGAAGGTGCTTGCTGCAGATAAGATGAGGTATCGGGCGCTAGTAGCGACGCCGAATAGTGTTGGTAGTATCTCGTCGGAGGAACATAATAGTTGAGGGAGGGTAAGGACTGGCCTAGGCCAGTGAGTGAAGAAGGGATAGAGTACGTATAAGAGTGGGTAACACCGGGCTACTGGCCTATAAGGGGCCGCATCCAGAATAGAAAATCGAAAGGGTGAAAAACGAGGCACCGATTGGTGTTTCAAACGAAGTAAGGCGACTCTACGACACCTTCCGGTTTTCAGTAATTCTTCCCTTTCACCTAACGGGGCTACAAACGCGAAGCCTCCAGAATGTGCTCTAACCAACTGAGCTACTGCCTTGCGGCAGGTGGGACTTGAACCCACGACCCCACCGTATCAAACGAAGTATGGCTCCGCTACGGCACCCGTTAGGTGTAAGGAAAAACTGCGTGAGGCAACAAACGCCAGGCCTCCATATCCTGCTCTACCAGCTGAGCTACAGCCGCTGCCGAAGCAATGGCCGGTGGGGCTCGAACCCACGACCTGGGCATTAAAAGTGCGAAGTATGGCCCAACTACGGCACTCACGCAGTTAACGTAATATCAGGGTAAATACTGGATTATCATTTGCCGGGGCAACAAGAGCCAGCGGTGGCCGAAGCCATTCTGCTCTACCAACTGAGCTACAGGCCTAGGTTACAAAAACGGGTGGACCTGATGCGACTCGAACGCACGACCCGAAGGAACGCTTGGCAACGGCACCCGGCAGGGAGATATTTCCGGCTGAACTCACCAGTTCAGGGCAACAGGCGGCAGGCGTGTCAGCCGCAGCCGAGGCCACGGAAGGGGAATCGAACCCTAGCAAAACAGGCGTTTTGCTTCAACCAAGCGAAGTATCGCCCGCCTACGGCACCTGACGTGGTGAGTCAGCCGGGTTGGAACGGCCACCGAAGCAACGAGGGCGCCGGCTATGCACCGTTCCGGCCGACGGCTGCCATTATGGGGCCAGCCGCCTTCCCAATGTCAAAAACGAAAGATGCTACATGGTTATTGAGTGAGGCAGGATATAAAGCTGCATTTTTACTACTGTGAAGGTTGTTTTTGCTGCCTATAAAGCAGTGCTGGATCGGACAGTGACCCGGAAGTGGCGGCAGCTTTTTTGGTATCTAGGCCACTTCCGGGGCCGCATGTTTATAAGTCAATAGCCTCGATTTCGGTGAGGGCGGAGCCGCCGTTTTCGAGGGCCGCCAACACGTCGAATATTTTATCCGACCAGCCGGCAATCAGGGCCACGCCATGCTCCGGATATACCTGCAGGGGCGTGGTACCGTGCCCAGCCAGGTCGAAGAGGTAGAGACGGGCGTTGGGTGCCACCGTGCGGCGGTACTCAGCCCACTCCTGCGCTACGCTGCTGCCGTTGAAGTGGGAGTTCCACAACTGGCAGTCAGTGAATAGCATCACCTTGTCGACCACCTCGCGGCGCTGACGCAGATCTTGAATTACCAAGTACCCGTTGGTGCTGTAGCCCACTTCGCCCTCGCGCTTGTAGAACTCCTCCACATTGCGCAGCACGGGGCCGCGGGGCAGGGTAAGGCGCTTCCAGGTGTCGCCGAACATGCCGGTTACCACATTCTGGCAGCGGCTCTGCAACAACATACCCAGCACCAGGCCTATGTCATAGTGCAGCACTTTGCTGCGCGCCGAGATAGGGTGCTGCATGGAGCCCGACACGTCGCAGGCTACTACCACGCGGGTCTCGTGGCCGAAACCGCGCAGGTTGGCGGCGCTGTGGCTGATGGCCGTTTCCAAAGCTGCCAGCACCTCTACCGCGGGGTTGGGGCGCAGGCTCAGCATGCCAAGCAACGTAGGTACTACGCCCGTTTGCAGGGCCTTTACCTCGCGGTAAGCGGCCAAGAAACGGAATGGCAACTGCTTGCTGCGCGCCACGGCCCGCTCATCAGAGAGCGTGGCGCACACTTGCTCCACCAGCTCCGGAGCTACGCCGGCTTCCAGGATGTTGCGCAGGTTGCGCAATAAGGCCATGTAGCCCACTTTGCCGCTGCCAATCAGCTCCTCCCATTTCTGGCGGAAGGCGGCGGTGCGCTCAGCTGGGGTGGCGTATTCCGCCTGCCCCAGCCCCGACAGCTCGGTTTCAAAGGTGTAAGGCGTAGGCAAAGTGCCGGCCACCAACTGGTTGAACAGGGCTTGCTGGGTCTCGTTCTGGGGCATGGGGTGCACCAAGAAGAGCGCATCGCGGAGGCGCACGGCCCCGGCCCGGTCGTACTTGGCCAACTGGTAGCCATCGAAACGGTTGAAGCTCTGGGCTAAACCTTTCTGCAGCTGCTTGGAGAGTCGGTTGAGGACTTTGGTCCCGCTCCGGCCGTTAGCATGCGCATAGTAGGCCAGTAACTCCGTGATTTCATCGGCGCGCTGCACCACGCGGGCCACCAAGCGGCTCACGAGATTGTCGCCGCGGTGTAAGCGGGCCAACTCCACGCACAGCACCAGGGGTACCGAGCGTAAGTAGAGCCGTTCACGGGCATATACGGCCAGGCGAGCCACAAATAAGGCATCGTTTTTCGCTACCAACTCGCGCAAACGCACCAAGCGGGTATCGGCCTTTTCGTAGTTCTGGTCCTGCAAGGCCGCCGTGGCAACGGCCGCGTAGAGCTCCAGGGCCGGCGTGAGGGTGTAAGCCGCCGCCCCTTCGTGGTTTAAGGTATCAGGTTGAGGAATGCGAGGGGTAGTATTGAAGCGCATAAGATGAGGTATAAAGCGGGTGGGTAAGTAGTAAGTAACAGCAGAGCAAGAGGCTGAAGCCTACCCTTAAGAGGTTTTTATTTCCTGATTGGCAGCAGGCAGGGGCTCTTCCTCCGTAGGCCAGTTTATTGCTAGCTCATATTCGGAAAGGCGGAATAAATCGTACATACAAGCAATAGTTTAACAGTGAAAAAAGAATTAAGTATTACCGCAAAGTCATAGCAATTCCAGCACGAATAAATTAATTATTTATTCGAATAATGGATATGAAAAAAGCCCGGCCTTTCGAGAAGCCGGGCTTTTTTCAGGGATACGTCACGAAGAATTTACCTACGTGAATTGTCCAACGAAAAATCCCGGTCGCGCCACTTCCCCTCACGGCTGATGGGCCGTTTATCCTGGGGCTGGCATAGAGCGCAATTCAGATATGACTGCATGACCGTGGGGATGGTATAGGGTGAAAAACAAGCGACCCGAACCTGTGGGGCTCGGGTCGCGGAAGTGTCAGAGGAGGCCTACTGCTACTTAGCTATACCGAACCGCGCATGAAACCCGCGGTTTCATCTCGTCTTGGCTGATGGTAAAGTTTGAGTGGCGTAGCATGGCGTTGTGTTGTTTTGGTGAGACAAATATGAAAGGAGTTTTACTATATACCAAATACATGTAGAAAATATTTTTAAATATTTTTTTTACACGAGCACACAGATCAACCCATCAAACCACTTAAATCCACATCTAATTAATTTAAACAGCATTTACACATATTATTTAGAACGATATAAATTTTTAATTTATTCAATTGCCCTAAAGCCAGCCTTAAAGACTTAAAGCTTTCGGTAGCTGTTAGCGCCTCACCCCAACTTCCAGACACGCCGGAGGAATCAAGCGGCTCGGTCGATAAATCAGGGGCATTAGTAGATCATAGTTCCGGGCGGTGGTGAGACGCGGTAGGTTTGGAAAGAAGTAGCCTGGGAAGCGGGCTGCATTCCCTTAACTCCTTTCTATTATGCGTAAGCTACTTGCCGCCTCTCTGTTCGCTGCTGCCTTGGCCGGGGCCACCCTTTCGGTACCTGCTCAGGCCCAGACGGCGCCTTCTGCCCAGAAGGTTAAAACCAAGAAAGACAAAACAAAAATCAAAGGCGACGACGACACCGCTGCTCGCCCCGAAGGCCATAGGCCCGGTGGCCCTGGCAACATGCTCGTCGAAATGACCAAGACCCTGAACCTGACGGCCGATCAGCAAACCCGCGTAAGCGCTATTCAGCAGGAGCAAATGCAGCAGATGCAGACCCTGCGAGAACAAAGCTCGGCGGGCACCGACCGGCAGGCCATGATGACGCAGATGCGCAGCCTAGACGAAACCACCGACACCCAGCTCAAAGCCGTGTTGACGCCGGAGCAGTTTCAGAAATACCAGGCCCAGAAGCAGGAGCGCATGCGCAACCGTCGGCTGCCCGGCGCCAACCAGTAGCATCCGCTCGTCTTACTGATCAGGCTGCACCCCAGGCGGCCCCTAAGGATCTTATCACGCCTGCACCACTGGCCTAGCCAGGTTTTGACTGGTCTGATAAGGTCCTTTTTGCGTTGGGCCAACCAGCTACTCGTACTGCATACCGTATCCTTATCTCCCTTGCTGAGCGTACATCAAGCTAATTTGAGCCCCGAATGGCAGCCCAACTCCCCATAACGAAACCTAAAACTACCTGGCGCCGCATCTGGAAGGTGGTCATCCACGTAGCCTCGTGGGTGGGCGTGGCCTCTATTCCGCGGCTGCTCTCCACCAACCCGCCCCCGTTTCATCTCACTTCCCTGGTCCCTCCGCTCCTGCTGGCGGGCTTCTTCTACCTGAACTACCATATTCTAATTCCAAGGCTGTTTGCTAAGCGGCGGTTTCTGGCGTATTTTGGGGTGGTGCTGGTGCTGCTAGGCCTCTTTTACTGGCCTTTTATTTCGCGGGCCACGGGCATCACGAAACGCCCTTCGCGCCCACACCGCACCGAAATTGTAGTGGGCAAGCCTGGTCAAACCACCGTTCAGCTCCAACACTCCCGGCCACCACAGGGCATCTGGATGATCGGGATTCTGGTATGGATTATCAGCAGTGGCCTACGCATAACCAGTGAGTGGTTTGAAACGGAGCGGGCCCGGCGGGAGCTTCAAAACAACCACCTCACCGCCGAGCTGGCGTTCCTGAAATCGCAGGTCAGCCCCCACTTCCTGTTCAATACGCTCAACAACA from Hymenobacter taeanensis encodes:
- a CDS encoding OsmC family peroxiredoxin translates to MSINRVAKAHWYGRGTDGYGQLDTNSAVLKSTPYSYTTRFASGVGTNPEELIAAAHAGCLSMKLAFNLQVAGYIATRIDTRCEIVMEEGLVRESVLVVEAQIPGMQEDKFQELVADAQANCPVSKLLNAAIHCEAFLIPSAAV
- a CDS encoding TROVE domain-containing protein → MRFNTTPRIPQPDTLNHEGAAAYTLTPALELYAAVATAALQDQNYEKADTRLVRLRELVAKNDALFVARLAVYARERLYLRSVPLVLCVELARLHRGDNLVSRLVARVVQRADEITELLAYYAHANGRSGTKVLNRLSKQLQKGLAQSFNRFDGYQLAKYDRAGAVRLRDALFLVHPMPQNETQQALFNQLVAGTLPTPYTFETELSGLGQAEYATPAERTAAFRQKWEELIGSGKVGYMALLRNLRNILEAGVAPELVEQVCATLSDERAVARSKQLPFRFLAAYREVKALQTGVVPTLLGMLSLRPNPAVEVLAALETAISHSAANLRGFGHETRVVVACDVSGSMQHPISARSKVLHYDIGLVLGMLLQSRCQNVVTGMFGDTWKRLTLPRGPVLRNVEEFYKREGEVGYSTNGYLVIQDLRQRREVVDKVMLFTDCQLWNSHFNGSSVAQEWAEYRRTVAPNARLYLFDLAGHGTTPLQVYPEHGVALIAGWSDKIFDVLAALENGGSALTEIEAIDL
- a CDS encoding MOSC domain-containing protein, with product MAYPFFGDSKSAIAQLLATLPQTGRLEWIGLRPARREPLLSVPEATVETDRHLAGDHARPKPGGKRQITLIQHEHLAAVAGYLGHSAPVEPGRLRRNLVVSGINLLALKNRQVRIGEEVVLEITGECHPCSRMEEELGPGGYNAMRGHGGLTARIIAGGTIRVGDVVSVVEPVE
- a CDS encoding RtcB family protein, translating into MANQLRGNDLRQLGFPEGRAIGLALAQLQRKHLKKLSQTDQLVLLKSLLADPSTYLTHLDWSHTAAALLPAPSRHIALTERKPYAVFGPEYIEQGAIHQMETAMKLPVTVAGALMPDAHHGYGLPIGGVLATDNAVIPYAVGVDIGCRMALSVFALPPRHLEQRVQEMRKLLLDNTRFGNRQGFQRGQKLDHAVLERDEFSNIAFLRNKQGTAAEQIGTSGSGNHFVEWGIVDILDPQNELGVPVGQYVGLLSHSGSRGLGASVANHYTKLAKDVCQLPSEAQHLAWLSLESEAGQEYWAAMNLAGDYASACHHQIHQRLAKALGERPLAKVENHHNFAWKERLADGREVVVHRKGATPASAGVLGVIPGSMTAPGFIVRGRGNADSLASASHGAGRAMSRTRAKQELSEAEVRRYLQQHGIELIGGGVDEAPQAYKDIHAVMQSQQELVDVLGTFTPRIVRMDGA
- a CDS encoding sensor histidine kinase; translation: MAAQLPITKPKTTWRRIWKVVIHVASWVGVASIPRLLSTNPPPFHLTSLVPPLLLAGFFYLNYHILIPRLFAKRRFLAYFGVVLVLLGLFYWPFISRATGITKRPSRPHRTEIVVGKPGQTTVQLQHSRPPQGIWMIGILVWIISSGLRITSEWFETERARRELQNNHLTAELAFLKSQVSPHFLFNTLNNIYSLAQLKADEAPEAILQLSQLMRYMLYESAAPRVPLDREVAYVRTYMDLQRLRLTPEQVAISFMVEGNLSGCMIEPMLLIPLVENAFKHGISARHPSKIAVELAVAGQQLQFNVTNTRFPEAKADHDPNSGIGLPNVQQRLALLYPDRYTLQLDQTPTEYSVALTLTLAHAPLPVS